Within the Eucalyptus grandis isolate ANBG69807.140 chromosome 1, ASM1654582v1, whole genome shotgun sequence genome, the region GATCACTTGCGATAGCCCGCAAGAATCACGTGCTCATGCTGCCATGCGAGATGCTATGTCCTTCGGTATCTTCTTACTGATGGTCCTTCAATCTGTGGCTTCTTCCtgtgaaataaagaaaaattactgAGAAACCAATTTTTCCAAGTCGAATGTTGGAGGCCGTGAGCCCAGCATGTGGGTTTTGTCGTTCCTCTTTATATCTCACATCTTGCTAACCGAGGTGAACAATATTCAGACCAAAAACGCCATAGCCGCATGATCTTGAGCGGATAATTccaaaaaggaaagacaatAAAAGGGGAATGGGCAATTGAAGAATTCGGTCGGAAGAGCAAGCAACGGGACATCCACAAACCAAGGAGACTTCCATCACCGATTACTCGTTTCACCCGCGAGGCGCATCAACAGTCATCCATATTCGTATTTGCTGTGACTGTCTTGCTCAGGCCCCACGCAAAGCTCTTCACGACCAGCAGCCCCTCCTGCCGTCAATAGCCGAGCACCACCATCCCCCCGGCCATACTCTCCCGCACCGATCTTGATCCACCGGTTCAAATTCGGAAATACATATTTCAAGTTAGGTAATAATTCATTCAATTAAATATTCCATTGCCTAATTTGAATGATATTAAtatgaatttgatttctttgatataCTTCCTAATTGGGAATTGCACATGGTATACTTCTAATTAACAGCGCAAATGATATACTTCCTAATTTCCGTACTATAAGActttaaatgaaattattgaCTCCCaggtattttatatattgaattttaagacttaatatcgatttatcgattttattcacgaaatttcaaattgatttgatatcATTAAGATAATATTTAAGTTGTTTTACATCTAACTTAAAGTAGATAACATCTCATTatagataaattttaatttttattgattgcgaattttaatgataaaaaaatctaaaagtatcatgTATGTGTCATATACATTAATTGCATTACACCCATGACATATGCCACGTTTTAGGTCATGTAATTAACGCATGTCATAGACGCACGTCATTTAATTGGATTCCATCAATTAGAGTTAATTAAAGTTAATTATTGCTCATCATCAAATAAGAGAAAACACTAAAAGATTTGAGTGCGTATAGTTTAGGTCATCTAATGCATGTCATAAACATACGTCATTTAATTGGATTCCATCAATTAGAGTTAATTAAAGTTAATTATTGCTCATCATCAAATAAgagaaaacactaaaaaaatttgagtggaattgcgtgttaattaaaaattaaatttagattgATAAATGTGGTTTTCTAACTAACCCTGCAGATACTTACGTTGCTTTAAGACAAGTTCCTTCTTTACCCTTGTTGCTTCAAGACAAGTAAGTTCCTTCTTTACCCTTGCATTTTATTCATCGCTTTGATTATTGGATGTCTATTAATGGTTACACACCTGTATATCATGTGAGTACATTTAAAATGAAtccaagttgcttgccaaacatcttcttcttctttttttaaataaaagagaatgtACTGAAAGGGCGTCGAAGTAGTTTAGCGTAATCAGATCCCCAAATCTATAATCTTTGATTTGTAGAAGTAAAGCAAACCTCTTAATGTTTTACTTGGGGTTCTAAATGACCCACCAATGATTAGTGAACACGAAGTTGCGTATTGGTAGctcgagttaagtttaggcttaataatcTATTAGCCGTCTTAGGTGTTGCAAGTAAGGTTGCGACAAATGTTAAGGATAGTATTTCTTTAAACCTTTTGAGGCGAATCAAACTGCATCAGTTCACTTGGTTTAGCAATTTGaatcattttgtttaattttcgtCCAATTCTGCATGTATATGGGGTTGACAATGTTGTATATGATTCATTTGGACAATACAAGCATGACACGAGATACGaattacagaaaaaaaaaaaaaacccaatacAACACGACATGCTAGCTTTATATGTTGATATGAATTGACGCAAATTAACATGTTTTCGTCATAATTTTGTTATCTGACAtatataatcaaaatcaaaatattttagacCGGCACAAATTAACACGAATTACTATGAATTACTAATACGATTATGTCATACCAACGCAATAGCGAGCCCGTGTGCATTAGTACTTGTGCGTTGAACCTTGTTCACAAAAGCTGCACATAATGATAATCCTTTCCTCTTTTATATGAATGAAGTTCATAATGGTataattctagaaaataaagAGGGTGTCTGGGGTCATTTTAACTCAAAGAAGTAGaggttctttcttctttttttcccaatttttggaaaagaacaATGCAGAGTCTCCTTCTCCCATTATATAAGAACCGATCACCAAAACTTTCTTTATACGAAAAATAAAATCTTCccttaatcttttcttttcagttttccCAGCGGAGAACACAAGATGCGCCGGACCATCTTCCCTTCCCTGGGGGCTCTGCTTGTCAGCACCGTCATCCTCGCCACCATATACCCCAGGCGATATGGGGAGAACCAGCAATCGATCTTGGCGGAGAGACGCCGAGAGTCGCTCCTCTCGAATCCGACCAACATGGCGCCACCGTCGATGACTACATCGCTGTGCGATGTCTTCTCGGGAAGGTGGGTCTTTGACAACACGTCGCGCCCCCTATACGAGGAGGGACAGTGCAGGCACATGGGCACACTGGCTTGCGGGAAGCAGGGGCGGAGGGACTTGAAGTTCCAGCAATGGAGATGGCAACCCCATGGTTGTGACCTTCCCAGGTATTTCCCCCAGCTGAAACAATGCTACACACATTTACGTCTCTCCATAATCTCCCTTTCTTCACTGGAGATTACTTTCATTAGGGTTTTTTGACAGTGTGGATGGCGACATCATCGTAGGTTTGATGCCACGGCACTGCTGGAGAGGCTAAGGAACAAGAGATTGATGTTCGTGGGGGACTCTCTTAATAGAGGTCAATGGGCTTCTCTCGTTTGCATGGTGGAGTCGTCGATCCCCAAGAAGCGAAGATACCTCTCGAACCGTCGTCGTGGCCGCCCTACGATCGTCTTCACTGCCCACGTAAGTCTCTTCTGATTTCTGCCTtcaaattttttcccaaaaaaaaaaaaaaaattattcacgttttCTTATTATATAAAACTACGATTATCCTGATACATCTGAATTAATATGATCGTCTTTAATTTCTTGTCTTGTCTTAATTGAAGTGCGCCTTCACCGCACTACACGAAATTTGCCTATTCTAGGAAGATCGGAAAAAGATAGCCCCTTACATTTTGGGTCAATGATTTGACAACATTTTTCCTGATCTTTTTTCCTCTTGTAGTTTCGAGGATTCGGTACTTATACTTTCCAGAAATACTGTGGCAAACCACATGTGTAGACATATTGAACATGGAGGAAGGGAATTTTTAGATATACCCTGATATTTTTTCTAATCGAATTTCTATTAGTTTTTCTCTAAAGAGAAATATATGAAGCAAAATTTCGCTAGTGGGACCCGTTGAGTCATGGCGACATTATTGCATATAACATATCTAAAGTTCTATCATTtagtttgccaaaaaaaaaaaaaaaaaaaaaagagctgatctaggaaaagaaaataatatgggACAATGAACGCCAATATTGCAAAGGAGATGCTTACTTAATACCGAGTTATTTCTTCAATTCTAAACTTGCGGAGCTAGATTGATTAACAAAGAATGTCAAATTTTGGATACAAAGCCATGTTTTCAATTGATATTCTAgcagaagaaataaacaatacCAAATGTGTCTTGTCAACTGATAAATTTTGGACACTTCAATAAGGATTCTAAAAAAGtaggaatatttttttatgcacatcaaaacacttttaattgttcaaatcaaatcctttttTAAGCATGTTGCTACAAAACACAATTTCAAAACCTACGCAATAACCCTTCATCAAGTGTATTGATGGCATTTTTTGACAAGATCTAACCAAATATATATCAAAGCTAAAGATGGTAAACATAAGCATGTGAAATGGTGAAGTTGACCAACTGGACTCTTTTCGGGTGCATTGAAGTGATGTGTGCGCTTGACTTTTGGATGACATTGATTAGGATTACAATGCAACAATTGAATTCTATTGGGCACCCCTGCTTGTGGAGTCCAACTGTGACGATCCAGTGATCCATCGGGTAGACAATCGGATTGTTCGAGTTCAGGCCATTGAAAAGCATGCAAAGCATTGGTCTGGCGTGGACATCCTCGTCTTCGATTCCTATCTTTGGTGGAGGCAAGGACCCAAGATCAAAGTTTCGTAAGTGTGTACATGTTGAGCTTACCCACTATAGTAATTTTTTCCTCAATATTTGCATTTCATGCATCTTGGAATTTCTAAAGTTGCCCATTAAACCACCAAATTTTCTAGTAGCTACTTtgcggagggggagagagggaacTCTTTAGTTCATTCTCTAAGTTAGCTTACTAGTTAAATTGGGTAAAATGACAGCCTAATTGTTAAACTTTTTGCTTAACATTTAATACCGTCGTCACAAGTTAACAACACAGTGTGCAAGTCAGATGATgcccttcatttttattttttttagtggaAACACtgatttggacaattttaaaGCTTTGGGTTGATGTCATTCGATGTTtaataaaagttcaaggactgtTGATGCAATTATCCTCTTGTTAAATTCATATGCTTGTTGTTGCAATGCTCATTAGCATAAGAGAATTGATTCTTTAGTCTGTCGTCCTGTATGCTATAGCTCAAGAAGATCATCTATAcatattatttgataaaatttggaaaaatatctTCCCAAATGTTTTGGGATATCTATTAACATACCTTTTCCTTAAATGTTGTCAACCAGATGGGGATCATTTGAAAGTCCTGACAGAAAATATGAGCTGATGAAGATGCCTCGAGCATACAAGATGGCTTTAAACACTTGGTCAGATTGGATGCA harbors:
- the LOC120286635 gene encoding protein trichome birefringence-like 34; its protein translation is MRRTIFPSLGALLVSTVILATIYPRRYGENQQSILAERRRESLLSNPTNMAPPSMTTSLCDVFSGRWVFDNTSRPLYEEGQCRHMGTLACGKQGRRDLKFQQWRWQPHGCDLPRFDATALLERLRNKRLMFVGDSLNRGQWASLVCMVESSIPKKRRYLSNRRRGRPTIVFTAHDYNATIEFYWAPLLVESNCDDPVIHRVDNRIVRVQAIEKHAKHWSGVDILVFDSYLWWRQGPKIKVSWGSFESPDRKYELMKMPRAYKMALNTWSDWMQVHMDRSKTQVFFIGMSSTHERAEDWGGIAGHNCFGETEPITKEGYWGSGSNREMMRVLQKALNKLSKRGLNVQMLNITQLSEYRKDAHVSIYKGQAKNLTQHQIANPATYADCFHWCLPGLPDVWNELLYAYILQN